The Betta splendens chromosome 7, fBetSpl5.4, whole genome shotgun sequence genome includes a window with the following:
- the npbwr2b gene encoding neuropeptides B/W receptor type 2b isoform X1, producing MLRDICLPTPIRFKMENVSVAAAAAPSVCSDLVDVHSLTLGNHSSLNCTLPSDFDFYGDLYIILPVIYSVICAVGLTGNTAIIYVILKAPKMKTVTNMFILNLAIADDLFTLVLPINIAEHLLHYWTFGEVLCKVILSIDHYNIFSSIYFLTVMSVDRYLVVLATVRSKRMPYRTYRAAKIISFCVWVLVILIVMPFTVFASVYVNPADGRKSCVLSFPSPESLWFKASRIYTLLLGFAIPVSTICILYTMMLYKLRNMQLNSNAKALDKAKKKVTVMVFVVLAVCLFCWTPFHLSTIVALTTDLRTTPLLIGISYFITSLSYANSCLNPFLYAFLDDSFRKAFKKILECRLA from the exons AT GCTCCGTGACATTTGTCTCCCAACGCCGATCAGATTTAAAATGGAGAACGTGTCcgtggccgccgccgctgcgccgTCAGTCTGCAGTGACTTGGTGGACGTTCACTCTCTAACCCTGGGCAACCACAGCAGCCTGAACTGCACGCTTCCCTCTGACTTCGACTTCTACGGGGACCTGTACATCATCTTACCTGTCATCTACTCTGTGATCTGTGCCGTGGGGCTGACGGGCAACACGGCCATCATCTACGTGATCCTCAAGGCCCCCAAGATGAAAACAGTGACCAACATGTTCATCCTGAACTTGGCCATCGCTGACGATCTGTTCACTTTGGTGCTGCCCATCAACATAGCTGAACACTTGTTGCATTACTGGACGTTCGGTGAGGTTCTCTGTAAAGTCATCCTCAGCATTGACCACTACAACATCTTCTCCAGCATCTATTTCCTGACAGTTATGAGCGTTGACCGCTACCTGGTCGTCCTGGCCACCGTCCGGTCCAAGCGCATGCCGTATCGCACCTATCGAGCTGCCAAGATCATCTCCTTCTGCGTCTGGgtcctcgtcatcctcatcgTCATGCCCTTCACCGTCTTTGCCAGCGTCTACGTGAACCCGGCGGACGGCCGGAAGAGCTGCGTGCTCAGCTTCCCCAGCCCCGAAAGCCTGTGGTTCAAAGCCAGCCGCATCTACACGCTCCTCCTGGGCTTCGCCATCCCAGTCTCAACCATCTGCATCCTGTACACCATGATGCTCTACAAGCTGCGCAACATGCAGCTCAACAGTAACGCCAAGGCGCTGGACAAGgccaagaagaaggtgaccgtCATGGTGTTCGTGGTCCTCGCCGTGTGCCTGTTCTGCTGGACGCCGTTCCACCTCAGCACCATTGTTGCCCTGACGACGGACCTGAGGACCACTCCGCTGCTGATCGGGATCTCCTACTTCATAACCAGCCTGAGCTACGCCAACTCCTGCCTGAACCCGTTTCTCTATGCCTTCCTGGACGACAGCTTCAGGAAAGCCTTCAAGAAGATACTGGAATGCAGGCTGGCTTGA
- the npbwr2b gene encoding neuropeptides B/W receptor type 2b isoform X2 encodes MENVSVAAAAAPSVCSDLVDVHSLTLGNHSSLNCTLPSDFDFYGDLYIILPVIYSVICAVGLTGNTAIIYVILKAPKMKTVTNMFILNLAIADDLFTLVLPINIAEHLLHYWTFGEVLCKVILSIDHYNIFSSIYFLTVMSVDRYLVVLATVRSKRMPYRTYRAAKIISFCVWVLVILIVMPFTVFASVYVNPADGRKSCVLSFPSPESLWFKASRIYTLLLGFAIPVSTICILYTMMLYKLRNMQLNSNAKALDKAKKKVTVMVFVVLAVCLFCWTPFHLSTIVALTTDLRTTPLLIGISYFITSLSYANSCLNPFLYAFLDDSFRKAFKKILECRLA; translated from the coding sequence ATGGAGAACGTGTCcgtggccgccgccgctgcgccgTCAGTCTGCAGTGACTTGGTGGACGTTCACTCTCTAACCCTGGGCAACCACAGCAGCCTGAACTGCACGCTTCCCTCTGACTTCGACTTCTACGGGGACCTGTACATCATCTTACCTGTCATCTACTCTGTGATCTGTGCCGTGGGGCTGACGGGCAACACGGCCATCATCTACGTGATCCTCAAGGCCCCCAAGATGAAAACAGTGACCAACATGTTCATCCTGAACTTGGCCATCGCTGACGATCTGTTCACTTTGGTGCTGCCCATCAACATAGCTGAACACTTGTTGCATTACTGGACGTTCGGTGAGGTTCTCTGTAAAGTCATCCTCAGCATTGACCACTACAACATCTTCTCCAGCATCTATTTCCTGACAGTTATGAGCGTTGACCGCTACCTGGTCGTCCTGGCCACCGTCCGGTCCAAGCGCATGCCGTATCGCACCTATCGAGCTGCCAAGATCATCTCCTTCTGCGTCTGGgtcctcgtcatcctcatcgTCATGCCCTTCACCGTCTTTGCCAGCGTCTACGTGAACCCGGCGGACGGCCGGAAGAGCTGCGTGCTCAGCTTCCCCAGCCCCGAAAGCCTGTGGTTCAAAGCCAGCCGCATCTACACGCTCCTCCTGGGCTTCGCCATCCCAGTCTCAACCATCTGCATCCTGTACACCATGATGCTCTACAAGCTGCGCAACATGCAGCTCAACAGTAACGCCAAGGCGCTGGACAAGgccaagaagaaggtgaccgtCATGGTGTTCGTGGTCCTCGCCGTGTGCCTGTTCTGCTGGACGCCGTTCCACCTCAGCACCATTGTTGCCCTGACGACGGACCTGAGGACCACTCCGCTGCTGATCGGGATCTCCTACTTCATAACCAGCCTGAGCTACGCCAACTCCTGCCTGAACCCGTTTCTCTATGCCTTCCTGGACGACAGCTTCAGGAAAGCCTTCAAGAAGATACTGGAATGCAGGCTGGCTTGA